In Desulfobulbaceae bacterium, a single genomic region encodes these proteins:
- a CDS encoding restriction endonuclease: protein MAVPDFQSFFLPLLKFSADGETHSLKDAYVVMSENFKMSDADLREMLPSGKQTTFKNRVAWANVYLAKALLLERPKRGFFRITKRGKELLDTNPTTIRVNQLKEYPEFVDFHNPSGMQSKEDDNVSANNEERTSTPEEIFENAYQELRSSLASELLSYTSSNTPEFFEQLVVKLLVKMGYGGSIKDAGKAMGRSGDEGIDGIIKEDKLGLDVIYIQAKRWKGSVGRPEIQK from the coding sequence GTGGCCGTACCCGATTTTCAGTCCTTCTTTTTGCCGCTCTTGAAATTCAGCGCAGACGGCGAAACGCATAGTTTGAAAGATGCTTATGTCGTGATGTCGGAAAATTTCAAGATGAGTGATGCTGACCTGCGCGAAATGTTGCCCAGCGGAAAGCAGACCACTTTCAAGAACCGGGTCGCATGGGCCAATGTATATCTGGCCAAGGCACTTCTCCTGGAGAGGCCCAAACGGGGATTTTTTCGAATTACAAAGCGAGGGAAGGAGTTACTCGATACGAACCCGACAACTATTCGCGTCAACCAGTTAAAGGAGTATCCAGAGTTTGTGGACTTCCATAATCCCAGCGGCATGCAAAGTAAAGAAGATGACAATGTCAGTGCCAATAATGAGGAACGTACCTCCACTCCTGAAGAAATATTTGAAAACGCATACCAAGAACTTCGCAGCAGTTTGGCTAGCGAACTTCTTTCTTATACCTCAAGCAACACCCCTGAGTTCTTTGAACAATTGGTGGTAAAGCTCTTGGTCAAAATGGGTTATGGAGGCTCGATTAAGGATGCTGGTAAAGCCATGGGCCGTAGCGGGGATGAAGGAATCGATGGCATTATTAAGGAAGACAAGCTGGGCCTTGATGTAATCTATATCCAGGCCAAGAGATGGAAGGGCTCTGTAGGGCGTCCCGAAATACAGAAG